Genomic DNA from Gossypium hirsutum isolate 1008001.06 chromosome A01, Gossypium_hirsutum_v2.1, whole genome shotgun sequence:
GGGGCTGAATACTTGTCTGAGAAGTTTCAAAAGCTTTGTGAGCATGTAGGGATCCACCATCAGCTAACCACAGTctatactccacagcaaaatggagtttgtgaaaggaaaaacagaacagtgatggatatggccagatgtttGCTATTTCAAAGCAAACTTTCAAgcaaattttgggctgaggcagtcaaTACCTCAGTATATTTGCTCAACAAGCTTCCGACTCGAGCAGTGAAGGACAAAACACCCTTTGAAGCATGGCATGGGCTCAAACCATCAGTTTCCCATTTGAAAGTGTTTGGATGTGTGTGCTATGTGCTTATTCCAACTGAAAGAAGAGCTAAACTTGAGAGAAAGTCTGCCCCTGGCATATTTGTTAGCTACAGCAGTACCAAAAAGGACTATAGAGTGTATGACCCTTCAACAAAGAAGATTTTGGTGAGCAGGGACATCAAATTTGATGAAGAGAAGATTTAGAGTTGGGAAGGTTCAGATGCAAGCCAGTTTGATGAAGTCCAATTTGACATCAGCCTAGAGCCAGCTAAAAATGAACTAGAAAATGCTGACATAGATGATCCTCCTGTGAGAGGAACCAGAACCATTGCTAAAATCTACCATAGATGTAATGTAGCCATAGTTGAGCCTTCAAGCTATGAAGAAGCTGCAAGGGATAGATgctggagaaaggccatggaagCTGAACTTGAGATGATCAAGAAGAATGAGACATGGGACTTGGTTGACAGGCCAGACCAGAAGAAAGTCATAGGTGTTAAGTGGGTTTTTAGAGCCAAATTCAATGCTGATGGCTCATTGAACAAACACAAGGCAAGGCTAGTGGTAAAGGGCTACAGTCAGCAATATGGGATCGATTTTGAGGAAACCTTTGCACCAGTAGCAAGGCTTGACACTATCAAGCTTTTGTTTGCTTTAGCTGCCCAGAAACATTGGAAAGTTCATCAGTTGGATGTCAAGTCAGCTTTTCTAAATGGTTTTCTGAAGGAAGAGATTTTCATTGAGCAACCAAAAGGTTTTAAAGTTCAAGGACAAGAAGATAAAGTGTAAAGGCTAAAGAAGGCCCtgtatggcctgaaacaggcaccAAGAGCCTGGTATGACAGAATAGACACTTacctgtctaagcttgggtttgAAAAGAGTGTTAGTGAAGCTATACTCTATGTAAAGAAATCAGAAGGTGAAACCATGTTAATTGTGTCACTCTATGTAGATGACCTACTAGTGACTAGAAGTAAAGAAGAACTGATCAGTGAATTTAAAAAGCAAATACTGGAAGTATTTGAGATGACAGACTTGGGAGTCATGACATACTTTCTTAGTATAGAAGTAAAACAACTTCAGCAAGGCATTTTTATCAGTCAACATGTCTTTGCTTCAAAGATTCTCAAGAAATTCTCCATGACCAACTGTAAATCAGTTAGTACACCAGTGGCACAAGGGGAGAAATTGTcaagaaatgaaaatgattttgaTGAAAAGGAATATTGAAGCCTAATTGGTTGTTTGCTTTATATGACTGCAACTAGGCCTGATATCATGTTTGGTGTTAGTCTCTTGTCAAGGTTTATGCATTGTTGTACTGTGGCATACTTCAAAGCAGCCAAAAGGATCCTCAGATACATCAAAGGATCCTTGAGCTATGGTGTCTTGTTCAAGAAAACCAAGGAAGTTAAGCTAGCTGGTTACTCTAACAGTGATTGGGCAGGGTCTGttgatgacatgaagagtacctTAGGATACTTCTTTACCCTTGGCTCAAGTGTGTTTagctggagttcaaagaagcaacaaactgttgctcaaTCCACAGCTGAAGCAGAGTACATTGCAGCAGCAGCAGTAgtgaatcaagccatttggcttagaaaACTATTATTTGATTTGAATGAAGATCAAAGTGAAGCAACTGAGATTATGGTTGACAACCAATCAATAGTTGCCATAGCTAAAAATCCAGTCTTCCATGGCAAGACCAAACactttaaaatcaaatttcattttgttagAGAGGCTGAGCAATCAGGAGAAATCAGCCTTATCCATTAGAGCTCACAAAACCAGTTTTATCCATTGCAGCTCACAAAACTAGTTGGCTGATATCTTAATAAAGCCACTTGGTACAACTAGGTTCGAGGACTTGAGAAGCAAGATTGGTGTATGTTacatacagtccaaggaggagtgttgagcaTTGGCCTACAATGCAACATCTTACCAGTGACAGAAACTTCAGAAGCTCACCATGCAGACATGCAATGAAGCAGAACCGAATGTAGCAACAAGTTTAgttgtattttgatcattttgttCCTATGTAACCTTGTCTAGTTCACTTTTAATCTTGTGCAAGAGTTAGTGAAATTAGTTTAGATTTGAACTTTGATGTAATGGCTGTTATGACAgctttttttgtgtgtgtaaTTTAAGTTTGTATTAGTATTCATTAGTGGGAGCAGTTATGTCAATAGGTAACTGTCAAAATTTACTTTGTAAGTTACATATATTTTGAAATGATCAATGAAAATGAGATTGATTTTTGCTCATTCATCTTGTTCAAGTTTTAGTCTTATACTTCAAGCTTTGTTTTCGTTTTTGTTATGCTTAGCAAACTGAGCATTTTGTGCATTGTTGTTGTCTTTGTTCCGACAGTTTTAACAGCTTCCCCTTGCCATCTAAACCAACTCCACTTGTTTCAGAGGTTGATGAACATTTAAATAGATTAAGGGACTCCGCAGCAACGTCAACCTCATCATCGATAAACCATAAGCTAAATGGCCTTCAGGATTTGTATGATTGTGTGGATAAGTTGCTACAGTTGCCCTTTTCCCAACAAGAATTAGCTCAATAACAAAACAAGGGACCTGTTGATGAATTTTTGGATGGATCCCTTAGGCTCTTTGACCTGTGCAACATTGCTAAGGATATTTTGTTGCAAACAAAAGGAAGTATACAGGATATTCAATCAGTGGTGCGAAGAAGAGGATGCAGAGAAGTCGAGCTTGTAGGTGAAGTGAGGAAGTACTTCACCTCCAAGGAAGTGGTGCAAAAGACTATCTACAAGGCATTGAAGAATATGAAGGGTGTGGAAACAAAACTCATTTTCTCATCTTCGAACGACCACGAGACCAAGGCAATGATTAGCTTGCTAAGGGAGGCTGAAGCAGTCACTTCCTCCATGTTTGAGTACTTATTCACCCTCATCCCAAGGCCAAACGAGCGATCGAAGTGCAGCAGTTGGGTGTTAGTGTCCAAGCTATTGCACCACAAACGGATAGCGTGTGAATAAGCCGGAAGAAGAGacattaatgaatttgaaaatgttgATGCTGCTTTAAGATCAGTAATGAGTCCGAAGATGAGCAAATCTGAGAATGTTGAGATGCCAAGACAGCTAAAAGAGTTGGAGCTTTGCATTCAAGAGCTTGAAGATAGACTTGAGTGCCTTTTCAGGTGTATGATCAAAGCTAGGGTCTCTTTTCTCAACGCATTCAATCGTTAGAGAATTTTGTAAACACCAATCTTGTACAGACAtgagatatacatatatatactcaaCGACATGCAGTTTTGATACTACAATATCATTTTCTAGCATTTATTTGCACATTTTTTTTCCCATTTGTCTAGATTAAGCTCCATTTTGTTTTAAACACCAACTTAGAAAGAAACTCAAGACAGATTTTCTAACTTTCGACTTTTTTATGCCATAAATTTGAATGTTTCATTGATGTTTCAATTGAGGGAAGGTTGTTAAACCAGATTTGGACAAAGCTGACACAATCTATcaatgaaaacataaataaaaataaagaaataagtcttcaaaaataaacTCTTCTTGACTATCCCTGAATCATCTTCTTCAATGTCAAGAATCCTACTGTCTCAATCCACGAACACATTATTAGACACTAATAAAAAAGTCAATTGACATTCACATGGTTGATTCAGATTATACACGAGCTGCATCATAGAAAATTGTTTTAGTTAAGGGACAATCGAATCACCAATAAATGCTTTCGTGCTAAAAATTATAGTATACAAGTCAAGCATGCGGATCTTGCCTCCTTTTTGCCGAACATAAGGTGATAACCAGCAGACAAGTTGAAAGCAATGACACATTAATATAAGGGAAGAACGGAAGAGCAAATGGCCATTGTCTATATACTTTCTCAGCCCCCTCGTgtgaatttgtatatttttatattattatcatgttATTGAAGATAAGTTTTGATTGTATTTGCTAAAGGGTAATGAGTTGTTTTGACGGTGGAAAGGAGACAACACATGAACATTTTTGTAGATCCAAATCAAGTTCATGTTACTTGTAATTGATATTTAAAGAGGATGAGATTCCTCTTGTCCACCCTCAGCCTGTAATATATATTCAGCAGATAAGAATGAGAAGACAGCAAATAGGTTAGAGTGAGTTGAAACACACAAATTCCAATTGCAAGGCCTTCTTTCTTctctaaaacaaagaaaatggctTCCTCTCCTTTGAATGTCCAACCTTCTTTCCATGCTCGCTCAAACAGCTTGCCTTCAAGGCAACATCCCATCACTTCACAAATTGATGAAAATCTAAACGGACTGAGGGCATCTCAATTGGCCTCTACATCTTCGTCATCCATAGGACATGAACTGACCTGTCTTCAAGATTTGTACGACTATGTAGATATGTTGCTTCAGTTGCCCCTCACTCAACAAGCTCTAGCTCAAGAGCAGTGAAGGAAATCGGTTGAACAACTTTTAGATACATCTCTCTTGCTCCTAAATGTATGCGGAACCGCTAAAGATACCTTGTTGCGAACCAAAGAATGCACTCAAGAACTCCAATCGATTTTGCGCCGAAGACGAGGAGGAGTTGAAGGGCTTGGTGATGAGGTTAGAAAATACTTAACCTCCAAGAAGGAAGTGAGAAAGGCAATAAGCAAGGCCTCCAAGAACTTGAAACATATGGACAATAAACGTACGAGCAAAGACGGTGAGACCGGAGCTGTGATTAACACCTTAAAACAAGTAGTAGCAGCCACCATGGGCGTGTTACAATCCTTGTTGTCCTTTATTTCAGGGCCAGAGGCATCGAGCCGGTGGCCACTAGTTTCAAAGTTAATGCACCAGAAAAGAGTAAGGTgcgaggaagaagaagagaaaacaaataaaatcgcGAATGCTGAAGCTGAATTCCGTTCTTTCATTAAATCTGGAAATGTGAAGCATGTTGAGAATGTGCAAAATGAGCTCCAAAACTCAGAGTTGTGCATCCAAGACATTGAAGAAGGTCGTGAAAGCTTCTTCAGGCGTTTGATCAAAGCTAGAGTCACTGTTCTAAACATTTTCAACTGTTGAAATCTTGGCATTGTAAACTTGTACATAATTATAACTTACATGTATAGAACTAttgttaaaacaaaaaattatacaGTCTTCTTTCCACCaactttctctcttttcttatCTTGTCCACCAATATCTGAACTTGCAAGTTGAACTTTTCTTTTTACGAGATTATAGATACTGGAATTCCAACTCCAAGCCCAAATTCCAGATATGATGCGATTCTGCTATGAATGCATGAGCTATCAGGATTCCAGTTTTGATAAGTTTTAACAATTTGATTACTTAGTGTTAGAATTaggtgacccaaattcttatttaaataaaatacgatggaaaataaaataaaagtaaaatccatatagaactagacttcttttattttattttagaataaggtttttaaaccttattaaactccatctattttatattgattaggataaggtgtttcaatcctactagaatatggctttgcaagcctataaatagacatagtctattcctcttgtatttgattcaaatttttcgacatagtgaattttcttctcctctgcccgtggttttttttcccgaaagggtttccacgtaaaatttgtgtgttctttattttatttttcacaaattggtatccgagcttccgggttattcatctcgatcatggtaatggcgtctttgaagtatgaaatttcgctgttggatcgcaacaccagatttgcgttgtggcaaattaagatgcaagtaGTTCTTGCACAggtggatctggaggatgccctgctagggatagataagatgccttcgacattaacagataaAGAGAataagcgtaaggatcgaaaggcattaacacaattacatctgcatttgtccaacgaaattttgcaggatgtgatgaaagagaaaactgccgctgcattatggaagaggctagaacaaatatgtatgacgaaaactctaacaagcaagttgcatatgaagcagcgtctttatacttatcgtttggaggaaggtgcatctgtacacgaacacttaacagtgtttaaagaaattctctcaaacttggaggccatggaggttcagtatgataaggaagatctagggttgattctactttgttcgttgcccctgtcttattcaacctttagagacacaattttatatagccgcgagtctctcacagttgatgaggtttatgattctttaacctcgtatgataagatgaagcatcttgtggttaaacccgactctcagggagagggtctcattgttcgtgggagacaagatcaaaATGCTGATGATGGTCGTGGTAGGACACAagaacggaatcctcgtggtaaatctaagggtagatcgaaatgttcaaacaaaggtaaaacttgtaacttctgcaagaagaaagggcacattaaatctgagtgctataagcta
This window encodes:
- the LOC107919081 gene encoding uncharacterized protein: MASSPLNVQPSFHARSNSLPSRQHPITSQIDENLNGLRASQLASTSSSSIGHELTYTSLLLLNVCGTAKDTLLRTKECTQELQSILRRRRGGVEGLGDEVRKYLTSKKEVRKAISKASKNLKHMDNKRTSKDGETGAVINTLKQVVAATMGVLQSLLSFISGPEASSRWPLVSKLMHQKRVRCEEEEEKTNKIANAEAEFRSFIKSGNVKHVENVQNELQNSELCIQDIEEGRESFFRRLIKARVTVLNIFNC